A genomic region of Caloenas nicobarica isolate bCalNic1 chromosome 9, bCalNic1.hap1, whole genome shotgun sequence contains the following coding sequences:
- the TK2 gene encoding thymidine kinase 2, mitochondrial isoform X2, which produces MWRLGAAWARPAALRGARGRRGPAGGAAAGSSAGGVALRSRPGPSGAGGYKHLVKEDDRKTVICIEGNIASGKTTCLDYFAQTTSIEVLTEPVTKWRNVRGHNILGLMYQDASRWGITLQTYIQLTMLEQHTRPMISPTRMMERSIHSAKYIFVENLYRSGKMPEVDYVVLTEWFDWIQNNTDVSVDLIVYLQTSPEVCFERLKRRCREEEKIIPLVIGADHDMQKMIQKYEENRDQILNPYNMQHHL; this is translated from the exons ATGTGGCGGCTGGGGGCGGCCTGGGCGCGGCCCGCGGCGCTGCGCGGggcccggggccggcggggcccggcgggcggAGCGGCCGCGGGCTCCTCGGCGGGCGGCGTGGCGCTgcgctcccggcccggcccgaGCGGCGCTGGCGGCT ATAAACATCTGGTAAAAGAAGATGATAGAAAAACGGTT ATATGTATCGAGGGGAACATTGCAAGTGGAAAAACGACATGCCTGGATTACTTTGCGCAAACTACCAGCATTGAG GTTTTGACAGAACCAGTGACTAAGTGGAGGAACGTTCGTGGTCATAATATCCTG GGCTTAATGTACCAAGATGCATCAAGATGGGGCATAACGTTACAGACTTACATACAGCTTACAATGCTGGAGCAGCATACCAGACCAATG atTTCCCCCACAAGAATGATGGAGCGATCAATTCACagtgcaaaatacatttttgtagaAAATTTGTATCGAAG tGGAAAAATGCCAGAAGTGGATTATGTTGTCCTGACTGAATGGTTTGACTGGATCCAGAACAACACAGATGTTTCAGTTGATTTGATAG TTTATCTGCAGACTTCTCCTGAAGTTTGTTTTGAGAGGTTaaagagaagatgcagagaagaggaaaagatcaTTCCTCTG gTTATTGGAGCTGACCATGACATGCAGAAAATGATACAAAAGTATGAAGAAAACCGGGACCAAATACTAAATCCGTATAATATGCAACATCATTTATAG
- the TK2 gene encoding thymidine kinase 2, mitochondrial isoform X1 — protein MWRLGAAWARPAALRGARGRRGPAGGAAAGSSAGGVALRSRPGPSGAGGYKHLVKEDDRKTVICIEGNIASGKTTCLDYFAQTTSIEVLTEPVTKWRNVRGHNILGLMYQDASRWGITLQTYIQLTMLEQHTRPMISPTRMMERSIHSAKYIFVENLYRSGKMPEVDYVVLTEWFDWIQNNTDVSVDLIVYLQTSPEVCFERLKRRCREEEKIIPLEYLEAIHQLYEEWLIKHTLFKVSCPVLVIGADHDMQKMIQKYEENRDQILNPYNMQHHL, from the exons ATGTGGCGGCTGGGGGCGGCCTGGGCGCGGCCCGCGGCGCTGCGCGGggcccggggccggcggggcccggcgggcggAGCGGCCGCGGGCTCCTCGGCGGGCGGCGTGGCGCTgcgctcccggcccggcccgaGCGGCGCTGGCGGCT ATAAACATCTGGTAAAAGAAGATGATAGAAAAACGGTT ATATGTATCGAGGGGAACATTGCAAGTGGAAAAACGACATGCCTGGATTACTTTGCGCAAACTACCAGCATTGAG GTTTTGACAGAACCAGTGACTAAGTGGAGGAACGTTCGTGGTCATAATATCCTG GGCTTAATGTACCAAGATGCATCAAGATGGGGCATAACGTTACAGACTTACATACAGCTTACAATGCTGGAGCAGCATACCAGACCAATG atTTCCCCCACAAGAATGATGGAGCGATCAATTCACagtgcaaaatacatttttgtagaAAATTTGTATCGAAG tGGAAAAATGCCAGAAGTGGATTATGTTGTCCTGACTGAATGGTTTGACTGGATCCAGAACAACACAGATGTTTCAGTTGATTTGATAG TTTATCTGCAGACTTCTCCTGAAGTTTGTTTTGAGAGGTTaaagagaagatgcagagaagaggaaaagatcaTTCCTCTG GAGTATTTAGAAGCTATTCATCAGCTCTACGAGGAGTGGCTCATTAAACATACACTGTTTAAAGTttcctgcccagtgctt gTTATTGGAGCTGACCATGACATGCAGAAAATGATACAAAAGTATGAAGAAAACCGGGACCAAATACTAAATCCGTATAATATGCAACATCATTTATAG
- the TK2 gene encoding thymidine kinase 2, mitochondrial isoform X3 produces MYQDASRWGITLQTYIQLTMLEQHTRPMISPTRMMERSIHSAKYIFVENLYRSGKMPEVDYVVLTEWFDWIQNNTDVSVDLIVYLQTSPEVCFERLKRRCREEEKIIPLEYLEAIHQLYEEWLIKHTLFKVSCPVLVIGADHDMQKMIQKYEENRDQILNPYNMQHHL; encoded by the exons ATGTACCAAGATGCATCAAGATGGGGCATAACGTTACAGACTTACATACAGCTTACAATGCTGGAGCAGCATACCAGACCAATG atTTCCCCCACAAGAATGATGGAGCGATCAATTCACagtgcaaaatacatttttgtagaAAATTTGTATCGAAG tGGAAAAATGCCAGAAGTGGATTATGTTGTCCTGACTGAATGGTTTGACTGGATCCAGAACAACACAGATGTTTCAGTTGATTTGATAG TTTATCTGCAGACTTCTCCTGAAGTTTGTTTTGAGAGGTTaaagagaagatgcagagaagaggaaaagatcaTTCCTCTG GAGTATTTAGAAGCTATTCATCAGCTCTACGAGGAGTGGCTCATTAAACATACACTGTTTAAAGTttcctgcccagtgctt gTTATTGGAGCTGACCATGACATGCAGAAAATGATACAAAAGTATGAAGAAAACCGGGACCAAATACTAAATCCGTATAATATGCAACATCATTTATAG